A single genomic interval of Armigeres subalbatus isolate Guangzhou_Male chromosome 1, GZ_Asu_2, whole genome shotgun sequence harbors:
- the LOC134205434 gene encoding PBAN-type neuropeptides, producing MFKLYLFNVICIILAIRSAFSAEIPDTNEQKINNYLASGKDSEELNKRAAAMWFGPRLGKRTIPSELHDELMDEIDENPLYYSGESPQLLASEIARGTPYVVLVLTGRILRQPQPVFYHATAPRLGRRDSSSSNENNSRPPFAPRLGRNLPFSPRLGRSFNGPAIDNFVY from the exons ATGTTCAAGTTGTACTTGTTTAATGTGATTTGCATCATTCTCGCTATACGAAGTGCTTTCAGTGCCGAAATTCCGGATACAAAT GAGCAAAAAATTAACAATTACTTGGCATCCGGAAAGGACAGTGAAGAACTTAATAAAAGAGCTGCAGCAATGTGGTTCGGACCTCGTCTTGGAAAACG AACAATTCCCTCCGAGCTACATGACGAATTGATGGACGAAATCGATGAAAACCCTTTGTATTACTCAGGTGAATCGCCGCAGCTACTGGCCTCGGAAATCGCCCGAGGAACTCCGTACGTCGTACTGGTGCTGACCGGTCGTATCCTCAGACAACCTCAGCCCGTATTCTATCACGCCACTGCCCCTAGACTTGGCCGTCGTGACTCTTCGTCGTCCAACGAAAACAACTCCAGGCCACCATTCGCCCCGCGACTCGGAAGAAACTTACCGTTTTCCCCCCGACTAGGAAGATCTTTCAATGGACCAGCAATCGACAATTTTGTTT